One Spinacia oleracea cultivar Varoflay chromosome 4, BTI_SOV_V1, whole genome shotgun sequence DNA segment encodes these proteins:
- the LOC130471917 gene encoding uncharacterized protein, protein MSNKKVKKYEEDPIPIEIKAKIIEPFDQYLDILRLRAVSTSFRSLIPLPSKPYSGDVFLDVPPLFFDDSNSDSGSDSDSDSYSYTSQLNRKILYLITNHNNNNKYIIHVKQTANTSRFKTLPLFEFDDGGKVSKINLLDHKVMEIFRFYDFGYKTSGLNFKRMVSNLHPTTSKLIFLGLFNGKLFWWRYVGDNWNPISISLPRKSNSTTLFVDVINYKGQFLALNCDKRLIKIIIRITSLEKSQGVVFHQEIVSEQSRYNEAYMKSHLVECDGDLYLVMVYAKKERKLSCYNNGEVEEPKDVGNKLKVFQLDQKEGNYYWRKVNKLGGKVFFLWERASFAISEKDVGSSKGDLIFWNRNRYNLEDNTFQRFEQKYHGRKRNKSKVRGGNLFTWPM, encoded by the coding sequence ATGTCTAACAAGAAGGTGAAGAAGTATGAGGAAGATCCAATCCCCatcgaaatcaaagctaaaaTAATTGAGCCTTTCGACCAATACTTAGACATTCTTCGCCTTCGAGCTGTGTCTACTTCCTTCCGATCTCTTATCCCCCTTCCTTCTAAACCTTATTCCGGGGACGTCTTTTTAGACGTCCCTCCCTTATTCTTTGATGATTCCAATTCCGATTCCGGTTCCGATTCCGATTCCGATTCTTATTCTTATACTTCACAACTCAACCGTAAGATTCTGTATCTTATAACTAaccataacaataacaataagtaTATAATCCACGTTAAACAAACTGCTAATACTAGCCGTTTTAAAACACTTCCTCTCTTCGAGTTTGACGACGGCGGAAAGGTATCGAAGATCAACCTCTTAGACCATAAGGTGATGGAGATTTTTAGATTCTATGATTTCGGTTATAAAACTAGTGGTTTAAATTTCAAAAGAATGGTGTCGAATTTACATCCTACTACGTCTAAACTCATATTTTTAGGTCTATTTAATGGGAAGTTATTTTGGTGGAGATATGTGGGTGACAATTGGAACCCTATATCAATTTCCTTGCCAAGGAAATCTAATTCAACAACCTTATTTGTTGATGTTATTAATTACAAGGGTCAATTTTTAGCTCTTAATTGCGACAAAAGACTTATTAAGATCATAATAAGAATAACCTCATTGGAGAAATCTCAAGGTGTTGTTTTTCATCAAGAGATTGTGTCAGAACAATCTCGTTATAATGAAGCCTATATGAAATCTCACTTAGTCGAGTGCGATGGAGACTTGTATTTGGTTATGGTTTATgcaaaaaaggagagaaaattgAGTTGTTATAATAATGGGGAAGTTGAAGAGCCAAAAGATGTTGGTAATAAGTTGAAGGTTTTCCAATTGGATCAAAAAGAGGGAAACTattattggagaaaggttaatAAGTTGGGTGGTAAAGTGTTTTTCTTGTGGGAGAGAGCAAGTTTTGCAATCTCGGAAAAAGATGTTGGATCATCTAAAGGGGATTTGATATTCTGGAATCGTAATCGCTATAATTTGGAGGATAACACTTTTCAAAGATTTGAACAAAAGTATCATgggagaaaaagaaataaatccAAGGTACGTGGAGGTAATTTGTTTACTTGGCCAATGTAA